The window GATTTGGCGGTACTACTACCCGCCAGGAGTCATTTCTAAAGCCGCAAAAAGGTATAAGAAAAATTATAGTAGAATTTGATGCTAATGTTGATAAGGACCTTCCTTGGAGATTTGTTCCCAAACATCGACGGGCAGAAGTAACTACAGGAGAAACTGCTTTGATTTTTTATGAATCGGAAAATTTGAGTAATAATGATATCATAGGTACTTCTGTATATAACGTAACGCCTGACAAAGCCGGTAAATATTTTGTTAAAGTCCATTGTTTCTGTTTTGAGGAACAGCTATTAAAAGCTGGACAGAAAATGCTTATGCCGGTTTCGTTTTATATTAGTGCGGACTTGGATAAAGATCCAGATATGGACGATGTTGACAGGATTACCTTATCTTATAGTTTCTTTAAGGTTAGGGATTTATAAAAGAAAAATTTTCTAGACATAATAAGATAGCGGGATAATATAATAGACAGGGTTATAGAATTTTGTAA of the Candidatus Megaera polyxenophila genome contains:
- a CDS encoding cysteine synthase; its protein translation is MQQQNIKLALSIVLLLMSMLILSFASVPIYSLFCKATGFGGTTTRQESFLKPQKGIRKIIVEFDANVDKDLPWRFVPKHRRAEVTTGETALIFYESENLSNNDIIGTSVYNVTPDKAGKYFVKVHCFCFEEQLLKAGQKMLMPVSFYISADLDKDPDMDDVDRITLSYSFFKVRDL